From a region of the Streptacidiphilus albus JL83 genome:
- a CDS encoding phosphoglycerate kinase, whose protein sequence is MQTIDDLDVAGQRVFVRADLNVPLSGTTITDDGRIRAVAPTIAKLVGKGAKVIVASHLGRPKGAPDPQYTLGPVAVRLAEILGQDVTFANDTVGESAAQAVAEMQDGDVVVLENLRFNPGETSKDDAERGAFADQLATLADLYVGDGFGAVHRKHASVYDLPARLPHAVGLLIEKEVAVLKRLTEDVERPYAVVLGGSKVSDKLGVIDNLLGKADRILIGGGMVFTFLAAKGYGVGSSLVQTDQIPAVQEYLKRAEQNGVEFVLPVDIAVASAFPDLKADDAPVADYAVVPADAIPAGRMGLDIGPETAKLFAAKLADAKTVFWNGPMGVFEHPSFAQGTAAVAEALADGDSFSVVGGGDSAAAVRILGFDEKKFGHISTGGGASLEYLEGKTLPGLAALEN, encoded by the coding sequence GTGCAGACCATCGACGACCTCGACGTCGCCGGCCAGCGGGTATTCGTCCGCGCCGACCTCAATGTGCCGCTGTCCGGCACCACCATCACCGACGACGGCCGGATCCGCGCCGTCGCGCCGACCATCGCCAAGCTGGTGGGCAAGGGCGCGAAGGTGATCGTCGCCTCGCACCTGGGCCGTCCCAAGGGCGCCCCCGACCCCCAGTACACCCTCGGCCCGGTGGCCGTGCGGCTGGCCGAGATCCTCGGCCAGGACGTCACCTTCGCCAATGACACGGTCGGCGAGAGCGCCGCCCAGGCCGTGGCCGAGATGCAGGACGGCGACGTCGTCGTGCTGGAGAACCTGCGCTTCAACCCCGGCGAGACCAGCAAGGACGACGCCGAGCGCGGCGCCTTCGCGGACCAGCTCGCCACCCTGGCCGACCTCTACGTCGGCGACGGCTTCGGCGCCGTCCACCGCAAGCACGCCTCGGTCTACGACCTGCCGGCCCGACTGCCGCACGCGGTCGGCCTGCTGATCGAGAAGGAGGTGGCGGTCCTCAAGCGGCTCACCGAGGACGTCGAGCGCCCCTACGCCGTGGTGCTCGGCGGCTCCAAGGTCTCCGACAAGCTCGGCGTGATCGACAACCTGCTCGGCAAGGCCGACCGGATCCTGATCGGCGGCGGGATGGTCTTCACCTTCCTCGCGGCCAAGGGCTACGGCGTCGGCAGCAGCCTGGTGCAGACCGACCAGATCCCGGCGGTCCAGGAGTACCTGAAGCGCGCCGAGCAGAACGGCGTGGAGTTCGTGCTCCCGGTCGACATCGCGGTCGCCTCCGCCTTCCCCGACCTCAAGGCCGACGACGCGCCGGTGGCGGACTACGCGGTGGTCCCGGCCGACGCGATCCCGGCCGGCCGGATGGGCCTGGACATCGGCCCGGAGACCGCCAAGCTCTTCGCCGCGAAGCTCGCGGACGCGAAGACCGTGTTCTGGAACGGCCCGATGGGCGTGTTCGAGCACCCGAGCTTCGCCCAGGGCACCGCCGCGGTGGCCGAGGCGCTGGCCGACGGCGACTCCTTCTCGGTGGTCGGCGGCGGCGACTCGGCCGCGGCCGTGCGCATCCTCGGCTTCGACGAGAAGAAGTTCGGCCACATCTCGACGGGTGGCGGCGCCAGCCTGGAGTACCTCGAAGGCAAGACCCTGCCCGGCCTCGCCGCACTGGAGAACTGA
- the tpiA gene encoding triose-phosphate isomerase: protein MSTARTPLMAGNWKMNLNHLEAIAHTQKINFGLNDKDFAAVEVAVLVPFTDLRSVQTLTDGDKMKIKYGAQDISVHDSGAYTGEISGPMLSKLKCTYVAIGHSERRQYHGETEPVVNAKVKAAFRHGIVPILCVGEGLDVRKAGNQVPFTLAQLDGALEDVPAADAERIVVAYEPVWAIGTGEVATPEDAQEVCAAIRTRLGELYSPELADKVRVLYGGSVKASNAAGIMAKPDVDGALIGGAALDPEEFVKIVRYRDQAVG, encoded by the coding sequence ATGAGCACTGCGCGTACCCCGCTGATGGCGGGCAACTGGAAGATGAACCTCAACCACCTTGAGGCCATCGCCCACACCCAGAAGATCAACTTCGGGCTGAACGACAAGGACTTCGCGGCCGTCGAGGTCGCGGTCCTGGTCCCGTTCACCGACCTGCGGTCGGTGCAGACGCTGACCGACGGCGACAAGATGAAGATCAAGTACGGCGCCCAGGACATCTCGGTGCACGACTCCGGCGCCTACACCGGCGAGATCTCCGGCCCGATGCTGTCCAAGCTGAAGTGCACCTATGTGGCGATCGGCCACTCGGAGCGGCGCCAGTACCACGGCGAGACCGAGCCGGTCGTCAACGCCAAGGTCAAGGCCGCGTTCCGGCACGGCATCGTGCCGATCCTGTGCGTCGGCGAGGGCCTGGACGTCCGCAAGGCCGGCAACCAGGTCCCCTTCACCCTCGCCCAGCTGGACGGGGCGCTGGAGGACGTGCCGGCCGCCGACGCCGAGCGCATCGTCGTCGCCTACGAGCCGGTGTGGGCCATCGGCACCGGCGAGGTGGCCACCCCGGAGGACGCGCAGGAGGTCTGCGCCGCGATCCGGACCCGCCTCGGCGAGCTGTACAGCCCCGAGCTGGCCGACAAGGTCCGGGTACTCTACGGGGGTTCGGTCAAGGCTTCGAACGCGGCGGGCATCATGGCCAAGCCGGATGTCGACGGCGCGCTCATCGGCGGGGCGGCGCTGGACCCCGAGGAGTTCGTGAAGATCGTCCGCTATCGGGACCAGGCAGTAGGCTGA
- the secG gene encoding preprotein translocase subunit SecG, giving the protein MVLCFSIALIFFSVMMVVLVLLHKGKGGGLSDMFGGGVSSTGGGSAVAERNLDRITIIMGVGWFACIIILSLLLKAKNG; this is encoded by the coding sequence GTGGTCCTCTGCTTCTCCATCGCGTTGATCTTCTTCAGCGTGATGATGGTGGTCCTGGTCCTGCTCCACAAGGGCAAGGGCGGCGGTCTGTCCGACATGTTCGGTGGCGGCGTGTCCTCCACCGGCGGCGGCTCCGCCGTGGCCGAGCGCAACCTCGACCGCATCACCATCATCATGGGTGTCGGCTGGTTCGCCTGCATCATCATTCTCTCGCTGCTGTTGAAGGCCAAGAACGGCTGA
- a CDS encoding RNA polymerase-binding protein RbpA — MGEAERGESAPRLRISFWCANGHETRPSFASDAQLPETWDCPRCGFPAGPDEENPPAPPRTEPYKTHLAYVRERRTDADGEAILAEALAKLRGEV; from the coding sequence ATGGGTGAGGCCGAGCGCGGCGAGTCCGCCCCCCGGCTCCGGATCTCCTTCTGGTGTGCCAACGGGCACGAGACCCGTCCCTCCTTCGCCTCCGACGCCCAGCTCCCGGAGACCTGGGACTGCCCCCGGTGCGGATTCCCGGCCGGCCCGGACGAGGAGAACCCGCCGGCCCCGCCGCGTACCGAGCCCTACAAGACCCACCTCGCCTACGTCCGCGAACGGCGCACCGACGCCGACGGTGAGGCGATCCTGGCCGAGGCGCTGGCCAAGCTGCGCGGCGAGGTCTGA
- a CDS encoding TetR/AcrR family transcriptional regulator: MQSKDLTGNGPRSTGGAVPSRREELLATAAEVFARQGYDATTVREIADAAGILAGSLYYHFDSKESILDEILSGFLDELWTGYDAVLGAGLGPRATLEALVVESFREIDRHHDAVAIYQRERHLAGQPRFGYLAESMHRFEHIWQGTLERGVAEGEFRADLDLRLAYRFVRDTVWVAASWYRPGGRHDAAEIARQYLGLLLDGIAAH, from the coding sequence ATGCAGAGCAAGGACCTCACCGGCAACGGCCCCCGGAGCACCGGCGGGGCCGTGCCCTCGCGGCGCGAGGAGCTGCTGGCCACCGCTGCCGAGGTGTTCGCCCGGCAGGGCTACGACGCGACCACGGTCCGGGAGATCGCCGACGCGGCCGGCATCCTGGCCGGCAGCCTCTACTACCACTTCGACTCCAAGGAGTCGATCCTCGACGAGATCCTCTCCGGCTTCCTGGACGAGCTCTGGACCGGCTACGACGCCGTCCTCGGGGCCGGGCTCGGCCCCCGGGCGACGCTGGAGGCGCTGGTGGTCGAGTCCTTCCGGGAGATCGACCGGCACCACGACGCCGTCGCCATCTACCAGCGCGAGCGCCACCTCGCCGGGCAGCCCCGCTTCGGCTACCTCGCCGAGTCGATGCACCGCTTCGAGCACATCTGGCAGGGCACGCTGGAACGGGGGGTGGCCGAGGGCGAGTTCCGGGCCGACCTCGACCTGCGGCTGGCCTACCGCTTCGTCCGCGACACCGTCTGGGTCGCCGCGTCCTGGTACCGCCCCGGCGGGCGGCACGACGCGGCGGAGATCGCCCGGCAGTACCTCGGCCTGCTGCTGGACGGCATCGCCGCGCACTGA
- a CDS encoding acetyl-CoA C-acetyltransferase, giving the protein MPEAYIVEAVRTPVGRKGGGLAAVHPADLGAHVLQALVTRSGIDPALVEDVVFGCLDTVGPQSGDIARTSWLAAGLPEEVPGVTIDRQCGSSQQAVHFAAQAVMSGTSDLVVAGGTQSMSQIPIGYSSREAAVPLGLTEGPFAGSVGWRARYGDQPVSQFLGAEMIAEKWGISREQMEEFALRSHQRAVRAIDEGRFDREIAPYGEVVHDEGPRRDTTLAKMAGLKTLAPGGRVTAALSSQVSDGASAMLIASERAVREYGLTPRARVHHLSVRGEDPIRMLSAPIPATAYALKKTGMSIGEMDLVEINEAFAPVVLAWLKETGADPERVNVNGGAIALGHPLGATGVRLMTTLLHELERTGGRYGLQTMCEGGGQANVTVIERL; this is encoded by the coding sequence ATGCCCGAGGCCTATATCGTCGAGGCTGTCCGCACCCCCGTCGGCCGCAAGGGCGGCGGCCTGGCCGCCGTCCACCCCGCCGACCTCGGCGCGCATGTGCTGCAGGCCCTGGTCACCCGCAGCGGCATCGATCCGGCGCTGGTCGAGGACGTGGTCTTCGGCTGCCTGGACACGGTGGGACCGCAGTCCGGTGACATCGCCCGGACCAGTTGGCTGGCGGCCGGGCTGCCGGAGGAGGTGCCCGGGGTCACCATCGACCGGCAGTGCGGCTCCTCGCAGCAGGCGGTGCACTTCGCCGCGCAGGCGGTGATGTCGGGGACCAGCGACCTGGTCGTGGCGGGCGGCACCCAGAGCATGTCGCAGATCCCGATCGGCTACTCCTCACGCGAGGCGGCGGTGCCGCTGGGGCTGACCGAGGGGCCGTTCGCCGGCTCGGTCGGCTGGCGTGCCCGCTACGGCGACCAGCCGGTCAGCCAGTTCCTCGGCGCCGAGATGATCGCCGAGAAGTGGGGCATCTCCCGCGAGCAGATGGAGGAGTTCGCGCTCCGCTCGCACCAGCGGGCGGTCCGGGCGATCGACGAGGGCCGGTTCGACCGCGAGATCGCCCCCTACGGCGAGGTGGTGCACGACGAGGGTCCGCGCCGCGACACCACCCTGGCCAAGATGGCCGGGCTGAAGACGCTGGCCCCCGGCGGCCGGGTGACCGCCGCGCTCTCCTCGCAGGTCTCCGACGGGGCCTCGGCCATGCTCATCGCCTCCGAGCGCGCGGTGCGGGAGTACGGACTCACCCCGCGCGCCCGGGTGCACCACCTGTCGGTGCGCGGCGAGGACCCGATCCGGATGCTCTCCGCGCCGATCCCGGCCACCGCGTACGCGCTGAAGAAGACCGGGATGTCGATCGGGGAGATGGACCTGGTCGAGATCAACGAGGCCTTCGCGCCGGTGGTGCTGGCCTGGCTCAAGGAGACCGGCGCGGACCCGGAGCGGGTCAATGTCAACGGCGGCGCGATCGCGCTCGGCCACCCGCTGGGCGCGACCGGCGTCCGGCTGATGACCACGCTGTTGCACGAGCTGGAGCGGACCGGCGGCCGCTACGGGCTGCAGACCATGTGCGAGGGCGGCGGCCAGGCCAACGTCACTGTCATCGAGCGGCTGTAG
- a CDS encoding MFS transporter → MAASTAEPLGARFVKLCAASTTSALGSGLTTIAAPLLVASRSSSPLVVSAATGIAWLPWLLFALPGGVLVDRVDRRRLMVLVDWVRVAATAVLGTAVATGRDSIPLLFAVLFTINTGEIVFRSAGQALLPSVVPRERLERANGWLVGGTTLMQQMVAGPLGGFLFVTAACSPFFVNSTTYAASAVLIGTVGGTYRSARRPTEESGPRSSVRADIVEGFRWLARQRLLRTMAVLIGLLNITLTATTAVLVLLAKDRLHLGSVGYGLLFTCMAVGGVLGSVFGDRLVARVTPTWTVRIGLVIEAGLHLCLAASHSAYLIGAAFVAFGVHGSLWNIVANSLRQRLTPPEMLGRVGSTNLFIAAGGNCLGAVLGGLVASRFGLTAPYWIAFVVAVLVSISTWRVFDRATVARAYATPPPGPVATAPGPAVSPGAQS, encoded by the coding sequence ATGGCAGCAAGCACGGCAGAACCGCTGGGCGCGCGCTTCGTGAAGCTCTGCGCGGCAAGCACCACCTCGGCTCTCGGCAGCGGCCTCACCACGATCGCCGCACCGCTGCTGGTGGCCTCCCGCAGCAGCAGTCCGCTGGTGGTATCGGCGGCCACCGGCATCGCCTGGCTGCCCTGGCTGCTGTTCGCGCTGCCCGGCGGGGTACTGGTCGACCGGGTCGACCGGCGGCGGCTGATGGTGCTGGTGGACTGGGTCCGGGTGGCCGCGACCGCCGTCCTGGGCACGGCCGTGGCGACCGGCCGCGACAGCATCCCGCTGCTCTTCGCGGTGCTCTTCACCATCAACACCGGTGAGATCGTCTTCCGTTCGGCCGGCCAGGCGCTGCTCCCCTCGGTGGTGCCGCGTGAGCGGCTGGAGCGGGCCAACGGCTGGCTGGTCGGCGGCACGACGCTGATGCAGCAGATGGTCGCCGGACCCCTCGGCGGCTTCCTCTTCGTCACCGCGGCGTGCAGTCCGTTCTTCGTCAACTCCACCACCTACGCGGCCAGCGCCGTGCTGATCGGCACGGTCGGCGGGACCTACCGCTCGGCACGCCGACCGACGGAGGAGAGCGGGCCGCGGAGCTCGGTCCGGGCCGACATCGTCGAGGGCTTCCGCTGGCTGGCCCGCCAGCGGCTGCTGCGGACCATGGCCGTGCTGATCGGCCTGCTGAACATCACCCTGACCGCCACCACCGCCGTCCTGGTCCTGCTGGCCAAGGACCGGCTCCACCTGGGGTCGGTGGGCTACGGCCTGCTGTTCACCTGCATGGCGGTCGGCGGGGTGCTGGGCTCGGTCTTCGGCGACCGGCTGGTGGCCAGGGTCACGCCGACCTGGACGGTCAGGATCGGCCTGGTGATCGAGGCCGGGCTGCACCTCTGCCTCGCGGCCTCGCACAGCGCCTACCTGATCGGAGCCGCCTTCGTGGCCTTCGGCGTGCACGGGTCGCTCTGGAACATCGTGGCCAACTCGCTGCGGCAACGACTGACCCCGCCGGAGATGCTGGGCCGCGTCGGCAGCACCAACCTGTTCATCGCGGCCGGGGGCAACTGCCTCGGTGCGGTGCTGGGCGGCCTGGTCGCCTCCCGGTTCGGGCTGACCGCGCCCTACTGGATCGCCTTCGTGGTCGCGGTCCTGGTCTCGATCAGCACCTGGCGGGTGTTCGACCGCGCCACCGTGGCCCGCGCCTACGCCACTCCCCCGCCCGGCCCGGTCGCCACCGCACCGGGGCCGGCGGTCAGCCCCGGCGCCCAGAGCTGA
- a CDS encoding TetR/AcrR family transcriptional regulator — MPTGVAFQDPRTQLFDAAERLLLQAGPNALTSRAVTAEAGCAKGVLHRHFADFDDFLEALVLDRIGRIAAQSAALHTAAGTGTVTGNLADALGALFDPVAVAVVGLVTFRDELRARLRRTTPRGVPLLAEATAMLAGYLAAEQRLGRIAAEADLRPLAPTLIGAGHLLFADRESARPEPAALRQVVATVIGGALPPGRKLG; from the coding sequence GTGCCGACAGGGGTGGCCTTCCAGGACCCGCGCACACAGCTGTTCGACGCCGCCGAGCGACTGCTGCTCCAGGCCGGGCCGAACGCTCTGACCAGCAGGGCGGTCACCGCCGAGGCCGGCTGCGCCAAGGGCGTCCTGCACCGGCACTTCGCCGACTTCGACGACTTCCTGGAGGCGCTGGTGCTGGACCGGATCGGCCGGATCGCGGCCCAGTCCGCCGCCCTCCACACCGCCGCGGGGACCGGCACCGTCACCGGCAACCTCGCTGACGCGCTGGGCGCCCTGTTCGACCCGGTCGCCGTGGCCGTCGTCGGCCTGGTCACCTTCCGCGACGAGCTGCGCGCCCGGCTGCGCCGGACCACCCCGCGCGGCGTCCCGCTGCTGGCCGAGGCCACCGCCATGCTCGCCGGGTACCTCGCCGCCGAACAGCGGCTGGGCCGGATCGCGGCCGAGGCCGACCTGCGGCCGCTCGCCCCCACCCTGATCGGCGCCGGCCACCTGCTCTTCGCCGACCGCGAGAGCGCCCGGCCGGAGCCGGCGGCCCTCCGGCAGGTGGTGGCCACCGTGATCGGCGGCGCGCTGCCACCGGGGCGAAAACTCGGATGA
- a CDS encoding class I SAM-dependent methyltransferase, which produces MPTLPPENVPPTPPEPHRQRLVAESFGADAERYDRTRPRYPEALVRRIATASPGPDLLDVGCGTGIAARQFLAAGYRVLGVEPDARMAVVARQFGLPVEEAGFEGWDPAGRKFDVVVAGQAWHWIDPVAGAAKAASVLRPGGLLAAFWNVFELPPEVLTAVDEVCARVLPDSPFRYRAEPGAALQAYDSLLARAAEGIRAAGGLGEPEQWRQDWAWTCTRDAWLDQMPTQGAFTRLPPEQLAEVLAAAGAAIDALGGSFPMRYTTVALIAVRG; this is translated from the coding sequence ATGCCCACTCTACCGCCGGAGAACGTACCCCCCACCCCTCCCGAGCCCCATCGGCAGCGGCTGGTGGCCGAGTCCTTCGGGGCCGACGCCGAGCGCTACGACCGCACCCGACCCCGCTACCCCGAGGCGCTGGTGCGGCGGATCGCCACCGCGAGCCCCGGCCCCGACCTCCTCGACGTCGGCTGCGGCACCGGCATCGCCGCCCGGCAGTTCCTGGCCGCGGGCTACCGGGTGCTCGGTGTCGAACCCGACGCCCGGATGGCCGTCGTGGCCCGGCAGTTCGGCCTGCCGGTCGAGGAGGCCGGCTTCGAGGGCTGGGACCCGGCCGGCCGGAAGTTCGACGTGGTGGTGGCCGGCCAGGCCTGGCACTGGATCGACCCGGTGGCGGGCGCGGCCAAGGCCGCCTCGGTGCTGCGCCCCGGTGGGCTGCTGGCGGCCTTCTGGAACGTCTTCGAACTCCCGCCCGAGGTCCTGACGGCCGTCGACGAGGTCTGCGCCCGGGTGCTGCCCGACTCGCCGTTCCGGTACCGCGCCGAACCCGGAGCGGCCCTGCAGGCCTACGACTCGCTGCTGGCCCGCGCCGCCGAGGGCATCCGCGCGGCGGGCGGCCTGGGCGAGCCCGAGCAGTGGCGCCAGGACTGGGCTTGGACCTGCACCCGGGACGCCTGGCTGGACCAGATGCCCACCCAGGGCGCCTTCACCAGGCTCCCGCCGGAGCAGTTGGCCGAGGTGCTGGCCGCGGCCGGCGCCGCCATCGACGCCCTCGGCGGCAGCTTCCCGATGCGCTACACCACGGTCGCCCTGATCGCGGTGCGCGGCTGA
- a CDS encoding SigE family RNA polymerase sigma factor — MAERKRDAEFVEYVSSRSAWLRKTAYLLCGDWHRADDLVQTSITKLYVNWGRAGGVENIDGYARTVLVNTFLAEQRAPWVRRVLLRTSDSDSDSEEAARLPDLEASLDLREALAALPPRQRATVVLRYFCDLSVEQTADALDCSTGNVKSQTSRGIDALRRLLGARPAPATEGLPT, encoded by the coding sequence ATGGCGGAGCGGAAGCGCGACGCCGAGTTCGTCGAGTACGTGAGCAGCAGGTCGGCCTGGCTGCGGAAGACCGCCTACCTGCTCTGCGGGGACTGGCACCGCGCCGACGACCTCGTCCAGACCAGCATCACCAAGCTGTACGTCAACTGGGGCCGGGCGGGCGGAGTCGAGAACATCGACGGCTACGCCCGGACCGTCCTGGTCAACACCTTCCTGGCCGAGCAGCGCGCGCCCTGGGTCCGCCGGGTGCTGCTGCGCACCTCCGACTCCGACTCCGACTCCGAGGAAGCGGCGCGGCTGCCCGACCTGGAGGCCTCGCTCGACCTGCGCGAGGCCCTCGCCGCCCTGCCGCCCCGGCAGCGCGCGACGGTCGTGCTGCGCTACTTCTGCGACCTGAGCGTGGAACAGACCGCCGACGCGCTCGACTGCTCGACGGGCAATGTGAAGAGCCAGACCTCGCGCGGCATCGACGCGCTGCGCCGCCTGCTCGGCGCCCGCCCCGCCCCCGCCACGGAAGGACTGCCGACATGA
- the pgl gene encoding 6-phosphogluconolactonase, which translates to MTTPQLVVHRDKELMALAAAARLITRIVDAQSSRGTASVVLTGGRNGNAVLAALASSPARDAVDWSRLDLWWGDERFLPEGDPERNATQARDELLDAVPLDPARVHPMPASDGPDGDDPEAAAQRYAAELARAAGPEDRLRVPAFDVLLLGVGPDTHVASLFPEHPGVRETALTVVGVRGAPKPPPVRVSLTLPAIRAAREVWLLAAGEDKAEAVALALSGPGEIQAPASGAYGRQRTLWLLDRAAAAKIPPQLYPPASA; encoded by the coding sequence ATGACCACCCCGCAGCTGGTCGTCCACCGCGACAAGGAGCTGATGGCGCTCGCGGCCGCGGCCCGGCTGATCACCCGGATCGTGGACGCCCAGTCCTCCCGCGGCACCGCCTCGGTGGTGCTGACGGGGGGTCGCAACGGCAATGCGGTGCTCGCGGCGCTGGCGTCCTCGCCGGCCCGGGACGCCGTGGACTGGTCGCGGCTCGACCTGTGGTGGGGCGACGAGCGCTTCCTCCCCGAAGGGGACCCGGAGCGCAACGCCACCCAGGCACGGGACGAGCTGCTGGACGCGGTGCCGCTGGACCCCGCACGCGTGCACCCCATGCCCGCGTCGGACGGCCCCGACGGCGACGACCCGGAGGCGGCGGCGCAGCGCTACGCCGCCGAACTGGCCAGGGCGGCGGGCCCGGAGGACCGCCTCCGGGTTCCGGCCTTCGACGTGCTGCTGCTCGGCGTCGGCCCGGACACCCATGTGGCCTCGCTCTTCCCGGAGCACCCGGGGGTGCGGGAGACCGCGCTCACCGTCGTCGGCGTGCGCGGCGCGCCCAAGCCCCCGCCGGTCCGGGTCTCGCTGACCCTGCCGGCGATCCGGGCCGCCCGCGAGGTCTGGCTGCTCGCGGCGGGCGAGGACAAGGCCGAGGCCGTGGCCCTGGCACTGTCCGGCCCGGGCGAGATCCAGGCCCCGGCCTCCGGTGCCTACGGCCGGCAGCGCACCCTCTGGCTGCTGGACCGGGCGGCGGCGGCGAAGATACCGCCCCAGCTCTACCCGCCGGCCTCGGCCTGA